The Bicyclus anynana chromosome 13, ilBicAnyn1.1, whole genome shotgun sequence region GGAAAAGAAAATACGTTGCGAAATATCTAAGCAGATAATTTTTGGTAGACGAACTGTAGAGTTACACAGGGAGAGTTTAGTTCACCCAAATCCaataatatctatattaatgACTTATGGTCTAAACATTGTGTAGCATTAAGATGATCTCAGCACACAAAGTCTTTATCACTTGTGCCGACTGCCGATATTATACATAGTTTGATAGTTCtatatataaaactttatccattttataaaaacaacgtTTCATTTGTTGCAGAACGAGGCCGAACCACCCCGGGGCTGTGGTTGAAGTCAGCGACAATCCACTGGACTCTAGCAAGGTATGAATCATAATGATAATGAGCGTCTATTGCCTGTCAATAGAGGCAcagacaaaaaacaaataaatttttatgaaagtttttataatcatgaaaattcttgaattgtGCTGATTAAAATCGCCGACTGCCTTGCCTGCCGCAGTCCGCAATGAGTGATAGTCAAGGAGTACAATGCAATGGTTGTCCTCAGTTAGTGATCGCGTTCGAGACGGGGCTGGTGGTGGTGTGGGACCtgcgcgcgcgcgcggcggaGTGGCGCGGCTGCCTGGGCACGGGCGCGCCGGGCGACGCCGTGCGCGCCGCGGCCTGGCAGCACGACGGCAAGCTCATGACGGCGCACGTGGACGGCGCGCTGGCCACCTGGAGCATGCGCTCGCCGCGCCCCCTGTCGCTGTCCTATCCGCACGGTACGTGCCGGCTGCCGAGGAAAATCGTGGACAGGAGACAGGCCACAGTGAATTGACCGAAGTTGACCCCGTCGTCAAATTAGTCGTAATACGTGATAGCACTGATGATTAAGACttgaaagatttatttattgtagGGTTGTTTAGCCAAAAGATTTTGAtgaaaaagaggaaatttaGTAGACAATAAATAACCCTACTAAGGGTCAAATCGGTTGTATGTCAATTAAGCATATATTTTTCCAATTTCAGCGAAAGCAAATAAAGACGGGAAGCCAGAACCCTGTAAACCTATACTCAGACTGGAATGGAAAACTGCAAGAACGGGGTGAGTATCCTTACATTAAGCAGACTTGATACTTACCTACTATATGAAACTGAAAATTGGTCAAATTGTTGACGAGCAACAAGTGTCAGCTAATGGAACTTGCACACCAGGCCCATTTGACAGggtcaataattattttttaaattaactgaaTTTGTGATTGATTAACTAAAATGAATCACAAAGTTTTTTAACAAAAGTTGCAAAAATAGATTTGTCAACGTCATACTGATCcaacaaaacaattttaacGCACGTTTCACTAAAATTCAGGAACTTCCTCAGGAGATGGCGAACATTCAAATGCATCACAAGAAAGATAAAGAAATAAGCagaaaatatatcataaaaCCATAATTAATTGTAGGCACAACTAGTATGAGGTGACCCAAAAGGCatccattataatttataaattatattatggagACCCAGCATTATTTGTCCGTCAAGACACTTCGCTGGTCTTCCTCATCTCCTGAGGCAGCTGCACGTCGTCCTAGCTGTGAGTGTGTCCTCAGCGAGAGCCTGGTGATGTTCTCCGGCGGGCTGCCGACGGACAAGGCGGGGCGCACGCACAGCGTCACGGTGCTCAACGGCAAGAGCACCACCGTGCTGGAGATGGAGCACGCGGTGGTGGACTTCGTCACGCTCTGCGAGAGCCCGCACGCCGCCGGTTTGTTGTAAACGCACTTGCATACTACTCGTACAACTTGTGTCTCCGGCGGGTTcagtttaaatttagttttttacaaatttcgcGGGATTTAACGGAACAAAcgccattccaagtttcagcctaTTCCATTCAGTGTTTTttgcgtaaaagagtaacaaacccCCATcgtaattttttcacaaatcctgcagcAACACTatgattttccgggataaaagaagcctatgttttaatccaggctataatctatcgtaaatttcaaccaaatatATCTTTACAAAAAGCAGTAAACCTGTGCGGCAAAACCATCTAGATCGATTAAGAACCGCTTACGAATTGTGAGACCCCATTTCTTGTCACGCTGACGCTGGCTCTTCTTGGATAACTTTGGGAATCAATCCCAAAGTTATCCAAGAAGAGCCCTAGCGCCCCAGACCCCGTCGTCGCGTCAGCGTGACAAGAAATGGGGTCTCACAATTCGTAAGCGGTGGTCCACGAATATTTAACTGGCTTTATACGAACTGGGGAGTTTTCTAAATGAAATAAGAAAGAGTGAAAGAATGGTAGCTAGTGCTGTGTTGGATGAAATCACTTTCTAATtcgacaattttattttttgataaccacagtacattattatttaatgaatcAATTCTCACTTTTTTTTCGAAAGTTTTAATTCATGAAAACACTGCCGCAAAGATATTCTATGGTTAGATCTAATCCTCACATTTTAAATCGAGTTTTGGGCACCACCAGAACCAACCAAATGTTGAAGAAAAAAGTTTGGAAACCTCTGATCCTCTGGAAATACTCCATATGTACGTTGCACTCTGAAATCGAAGTCCCCTAAAGTGATTTGGACTCGAAACTATTTAATTGCAAAGATAAATCTTTTTTCCTGGTAGCACTAATTTGGAATTGTTCAACAATTTcgtaatataaatatgaatattccACCCTCCAGATTACCAGGAGCCGTACGCAATCGTGGTGCTGCTGCAGAACGACCTGGTGGTCATCGACCTGCAATCCCCCGGCTATCCGTGCTTCGAGAACCCCTACCCCATGGACATACACGAGTCGCCCGTCACCTGTTGCTGCTACTTCGCTGACTGCCCCTCGGATTTGGTAAGTTTCTAATCTCAGGAGACATTTTCTCAACCTGTTTTTATCTAcgttgatttttgttttttcaaacaCAAACAGTGACTTAAGGAACCATTTACCTATCGCACGCGCGTCACTTCACCCCTTCCAGTAATTTAAACTACTTGTGGTACATCGGCAGTTAAGCCACCTCTGGTTAAACCAAATTACTTATGGTTCAatcagttattattttattacaatactaCGTAACTTAGGTAATAAATATGAGATCACTTTTATCTAGAGCCTATCCCCTCCTATACTAACATTATGTGACTGCATTTTTCAGATCCCGGCATTCTACTCGGTGGGGCGGCAGGCTAACAAGAAGGCGGCGGGCTTCAGCGAGAAGCTGTGGCCCATCAACGGCGGCGAGTGGGCGGCCGCCTCCTGCTCCTACAGCGAGATCATACTCACGGGGTGCGTGTCCGACTCTCCCTGCACTCTCTCCCTCTCACACATTGACACACAGGACAGGCTTCAGCGAGAAGCTGTGGCCCATCAACGGCGGCGAGTGGGCGGCCGCCTCCTGCTCCTACAGCGAGATCATACTCACGGGGTGCGTGTCCGACTCTCCCTGCACTCTCTCCCTCTCACACATTGACACACAGGACAGGCTTCAGCGAGAAGCTGTGACCCATCAACGGCGGCGAGTGGGCGGCCGCCTGCACTCCCTCCTCCTCACACATTGACATATGTGTTGAAAATTAGATGTGAGGGGAAGAAATTAGATACGTGTTACTTCCCTATTTCAAAAGTTGATGTATATAAATTTGGATTTACCCAGTATATCGGTGTTAAAGTCTTTTCTTTTCATTTCAGGCACGCGGATGGTAGTGTAAAATTTTGGGATGCAAGTGCAGGGAcattacaaattttatataaattaaaatgttctaAGGGTACGTATTTCTTTTGTTGTCATTTgcttacattaattaaaaattatatcataaaaAACGCTAGTAGTCACGTACCTACATGGCACTAACGGGTCAAAGCTACCCAATGACCCTTGagcaatatttaatatttaatcaaattgaaaataatttttgttcTAAACAAGATTCATTTCCTCATCTCGTTGTCTATGTTGCACTCGCCCCCTTCTGCGGCTGGAACGTTGAACATTACAGGATAATAGAAGTGACTCCTTGGATCCATGTCATAAAGCCTCAAATAGACTACTCGCTTCTATGTTTCGCTAAAGCCCCGAAGTTAGCTGAGTAGTACAGCGAAGTGCTTATTCGAACCTCGAAACGCTTCGATTCCTTTGACTCTGGCAAAAGCGAGGCGAGGTGGAGTCGCACGAAGTGAAGCAATGTCCGTATTTACACTATCGTATTCGATTATCTTCACAAGTAGTATATTGGGGGTGTTACTCTAATCCGACAACGTCGGCTCGTCGTGCGCAGTGTTcgagcggcgcggcggcggcggcggctacGACGAGGACGCGCCGCTCGCCATCCAGCAGGCGGCGTTGTGCGCGGAGTCGCGGCGGCTGTGCGTGGCGCTGCCGCACGGACACGTCGTGCTCTTTAAGTTTAGGAAAACAGAAGTTCAAGCGGAAACTCATGTGAGTAGTtctattctaaaatattgtCATAGCATTCCATGGATGTGCCGTGCACGTGTCGGGCCCATCGTGTGGCAGAAGGAAAACTTCCAAGCAGAGCCCGAAGTGTGACACGGGTGTAGATTGGAGGAGTTCCTCAATTCTCCAAATTAAAATACGACGCATCCTTCCAAGATGCGCGTCAACATTCAACTCGCTGCTCGTATTGTTTCAATGACCAGCGTGATTAGGGCCGGTGATCAAACCGCTAGGCCAACTCTTCGTAGCGTGATTAGGGCCGATCCAACTAAAACAGCTTTGGGCACCTGTTCGATGGAACTTCCAGTCAAGGCCGTATAGCATAATAGAGATTTTGCTAGTTTGCTCATTGCACCTACTTCTACCACAATTTACCACACAATTTTTGATTAGTTCATTTACTAGGTCACAAAAGTTTTCAGTTTTTGGATATGATGATTTTCTATTAACGAAATATTCTACTTCCTATATTTCTCGTTCTGTTTACCTTTGAACATAAAAATGAACGTCGGTAGAAAATCATTTCCTTCctcgtttaaaaaaaagttctcgCACTTGAAACCTTTGTTCGCTTGGAATATAATACTCGTGAGGCGTTTTAATATTACTTCAGCTGCTAGTTTGCTTTCCAGTTCTAGTCCGATTCGATCATCACGCCGTTCTAAACGAGACTCAATTGCAAGCGAAGATTGTTGTCAGTCATCATATATTGTCAGGTAAAGAATAATGACGTGTACGTTTCAGGTAGTCGAAGTGCCTGTGATCACGGACGCCGTGGAGGAGGAGACGTCCCCCGAGGTGGAGAGCGGCCGCTCCGCCTCCTTCTGCCGCGGGGGCGACAGCGTCGAGGGAGACAACCGGAGAGTGAGACCCTCTGACTTTTTGGCATATGAGCACCGTGACGTTTTAGACAAGTCGTACGTTACTAATTGAAGGCAGAGGCAGCTCGTGACGTGTGGCGTGTTGCAGGCGGGCGTGTGGGCGGGCAGCGCGCTGCGCgtgcgcggcggcgcgggcaCGGGCGGCGTGCGGCGCGCGCCCGGCTTCCAGGCGGCGCTGGTGGCGCTGCAGCACGGCCCGCCGCACCCCGTCACCGCGCTCGCCTTCAACTCCTCCTACGGCCTGTGAGTACCGACCGCCGCCGGAGAGGGTGGAAGTGATTCAGCGGGTGACCGGCCTCAGAAACTCGAAGGCAGCGAAGCGCTGACAAACTcttaacttaaaaattatggagtactatttggatacttatatatttgggtttgagtaaggtatgtcgtgtcccgggtagcggttatgggtgataaataatagtaggctccactgataaaacacttatattgactatcagttacaacggttaggtaacgactggcgacaaaccgcccgtatcgacttcgtcataattacgaaaatgcttaggtagcattttcatttacaatctatgtgtgtgtgaccaccacatcattccaccccctttttttttttttttttacagaaaacaatGTATAGGAAGTATAGGGGTGTTTCATTCTTAACACTATAAGCACAATGCTGACAAAACGTTTCAACTTTCACGAGGAGCATACACTTGTTACACTTAAACTAATGAACTCTGTAAagctacaacaaaaaaaaattaaaacaaaaaaaaatatatatatgacaatgtaaaatttgtataagtgtaatattatgtaaacaattttgtagaacaccttcaaatacaattactttaaacagaatatggtttttactttaacattgcacactaatatatatttacctaACTTAATATATTACTTTTGATGTGCCCTGACTTGTGTTCCCTGCATTTTGTATTGCCGACATGCTGTCAAGTTTTATCACTGGCACATTGTTGTCGATTTGGTTGAGAAGGTTGATGCGTGCCTCTGTCAGGaatccaaataataaatcaagtagacgaactaattaacgtttattgatacacacgaataatataaatttaaagtatataaaatgtctTACTTAAGCGGACTGGTTAATGAATACTAGAACACGAGCGTTGATATAGACGAGTTAGGAACGACTGCCTTAACTTAACATCGTAGCGTACGTTcttacagaaaatgtttacGTAGCAGTTTGCCTGCTTAGGGTTCACTGCAAACGGTATTTATGATTGAATATAAGGCACGCTACATCACACCGCCCCAAATTTTTAAGTTAGTAAAAATTTATACGAAATTACGTTACACTACAAACATACATTGTCGAAGTTAAATATCTTTTGTTAAGTTGGATAACACCGAGCTAATGTATCGGTAAAATGCTTACGTCGTTATCAGCTCGCCGTCGAGTGGCTACCTGAAATTCGACACGTGTTAACATTGAATAAAACTTATAGTGTAAGAGCgagtgtataaaaatattgacagtcGGTTCCATAATACTACTTACATTTACATTCGAATACTAATACATGTTGAATAattgcgaaaattaaataaattattgaagtaTTAATAATACGTCTAAGTTACACTTGttgaattgcaaaaaaaaaaaatatatgaacgaTTGAAGAATGAATAACCCTGGTCCCACTGCGTAATAAAAATAAcgcatttatttgaaaatttaaaactttgaaaactGTTACTATGCGTAGAAGAAATAGGTATAGAAAAACGATGGACCAGAGCTATTTTACAATGTTGTTCCTATAGGTGTCATAAAAATTGTTGTTAGTGAGTGTTGCCGTTGACTCTTTGAGTATGTTAATAATTTGCTTGCTTGTGTTACTTGCGAGAATTACGAGTGACGGGCATGTTATTGTTTCACATGCTGATAGTGCGTTTCTCGGTGGCCCGTGTACTTTGcctttatgattcttgttaccgTGTTGCGATAATTAAATGATTGCGTCATATCCTCCTCGCCACATGCTTGACGTCTGGGAAGCGTAGAGTTTGCCCGTAGGTAGGGTTGTATCATGTCCCAGTGAAGATGCTTGGCGTTGTACGGAGTGTTTATCTGATCGACTCAATAATGGTATCCTAGTCTTCTGCTCTGCTTTGATGCTGCGGTGCCCACGCTTTCAGTCTCGTGGCATAACCAAAATGTTCCCAAATGCGCTTGAGAAAAAAAATGCTGCCGTTAATTGCGTTACACAAACTGAGTGGTTTTGCAGTGCGTTGCTAACATCCACCGGTGTAACCTTATGATGCGGTCGCCTTAGTCGAGGAGCGTTTCCTTTTGTACTAAGTTTCGAGCGTTGATGAGCTATAATCACGACTGCGATGCGCCTGCGGACCCATGATGCAAGGCTAAATCACAGTGTCGTGTGCCTCATATTTGCTACGGCTAAATTCGTCATCGTTGCAGTGAGCCTGGCTTTATTGGTACCTTGCGAGCTGCTGCGCTGCCATTTTTCGCTGGCGATAGCGGCTGTAGCTGAGTGAAATGCTTGCTTGACGCATTATCgttgtttacaaaataaatatcggTTACTTACAGTGTATATAAAATGATTCGGCACAGCACTATATATATAATCACTTAGAGTCTTTACGGAggcaaaatgtaaaaaaaaaatgtaacagaaAAACCATGTTATGTAAAAGAAagataaacatattaaaaattaacttaatgtaGTCCGCGAGTCGTTCGTAACTGCTCCACACCAAGGAATTTGCTGCGTGTTCGTTTGTTGCCCTAGTTACCGCGAGTTCATCGACTTGATTTACGTGGTAAAATTGCTTTACCAAATGGAGTTTTTTTGATAGAACAAGGTCACCAATTTGTGGAAAGACCTGTGTTCTGAATTCTTGACAGAGCGGGATCACCAATATGTGGAATGATCCGTGCTCGGAATTCCTTGACAGAGCGGGGTCACCAATTTATGGGTTAACCCGTGCTCAGGATTCCCTGACAGAGCGGGGTCACCAATTTATGGGAGATGAATATGTgggaattgattgattgataaatgggctacagAAGGTTGATGCGTGCCTCTGTCAGGaatccaaataataaatcaagtagacgaactaattaacgtttattgatacacacgaataatataaatttaaagtatataaaatgtctTACTTAAGCGGACTGGTTAATGAATACTAGAACACGAGCGTTGATATAGACGAGTTAGGAACGACTGCCTTAACTTAACATCGTAGCGTACGTTcttacagaaaatgtttacGTAGCAGTTTGCCTGCTTAGGGTTCACTGCAAACGGTATTTATGATTGAATATAAGGCACGCTACAGCCTAAAGGTCGAATGTCTGTCGGTATTCTACAAACTATACATCGAGGAATTCAATCGGAAATTGCTTCTCGTTCCTCATTGACCGCACTGTCCGGTCAATCTGCTTCCAGTCTACTACATACAGCATGAGAACCTATTCGGTGATTGCACTTTTAGAATAGACATCTTCTAAGAGTGTGTTCCACCGTAGATTGCACTGTCGCTTATCGTCCAGTGCGATCGCATTGGAGTACTCGCTTACAACACAAGAGGCACTCGTCGCAGGATGGCGTGGGGCGGCGAGCGCGGCGTGGTGGTGGTGGACGTGTGGCGGCGCTGCGTGGTGGCGGCGCTGCCGGCGCACGCGCTGTACCTGCCGCACGCCGAGCCGCAGCCGCACCAGCCGCGCCACGAGCGCCGCTCGCCCGACCTCGACCAGGTAACGCGGCGCGCCGGCCTGTAGCCGTACCGTACGACTGCACCGACTCGACGAAGTCTGTCGATTGCGAGTGCATCTGTTCAATCGATTGCTATTCAATAATTGTGAAGTCCGAGTCGCAGCCTGCGACTTTAAGACTGAGAACGGATATATCGAGGGAAACACAGATGCAGCACTCTAGCCCCCCATTAGTACTGTCGAGTATATTTACAATAGCATACGAGTAGATGGAACCGTAGCGATCTGATAGATGTCACGAGAATCAAAGGTAACGGTTGTGAAGGCAATCTTTTcacattatgttttatttgcGGTTTTGTTTGGTTACAGTTTTAGTTGCTAAGCCAGGGGGCGCTCGGCCCGCCGAGCCTCGCTGGCCGTGTcctgatatattttatttcgttttgttcgaTGAGTTCACAGTCAGTAGCGCTAGCGGCGCCCCGCTTCCCCGTAGTGACATCCGGCATGGCATTTAGACATTCTTACGCTCGGCCTGTCTTCACTATTCTTCGACGCCTCCCGATCTAGCCGCGCGCGCGTGCGACGGTTCGACCGATCGAATCGTTCGAGTCCTCGCCCCTCGCCGTCCGAGGACGCTCGCTCCGGAGCCGGGTCGGCGGCCGCCCCGGCGCGGTCGCCCCGGTCGCTCGTCGCCGCCTCGAGCGAGCGGTGCTCCCAAAAATGATGTATTCCCTGTCCCCGAAGTTGGAGGAGTCGCCGGCCAGCCCGGAGCCCGCCGAGGAAGCCGCGCCGGATCCCAAGCTCGACTCGCGCCGGAAATCCACCCCCTGGAAAAACTTCAACCTCAAACGCCAGCTCTCCAAAGTGGACCTCAAGTTCAAAGCCGCCTTCGCGCCCGTCGAGAACGAGGAGAATGTCGAAAAGAGCAATTCGCAATTTTACTGCGAGCCGGGCCCCGCGGAGGCGGCGCCCGAGCCGACGCCCGAGCCGGCGGCCGAGGCCGGCGCGTCGTCGCCCGACAGCTCGGAGGCGGCCGACGCGTCGGACGAGGACGCGCGGCGCGCCGACGCGTTCGAGCGCATGCACCGCGAGCTGCACGAGGGCCGCGCGCCCGACGCCTTCGACCGCATGCACCGCGAGCTGCAGGAGCGCTGGCAGGAGCAGGAGCGCGCGTCGCCCGAGGCGCCCGAGCGCGCGCCGCGGCCCGACTGCCTGCCGCTGTTCGACGAGGACGGCAAGCCGCTGCGGCCGCCGCGCGGCAAGCTCAAGCCCGCGCGCCCGCCGAGCGCGCCCGGCCGCCCGGCCAAGGACGCGGTGCGCGACCTGCGGCGCCGGCAGGCGGGCGCCCCGCAGGCGTCGTTCGCGGGCACGCTCATGCGGCGCTTCAGTAAGTACCCGCCGCTCGCGCCGCTCGGCTGGCGACCGTAGCGTGTGCCGTAGCGTAGTTCCGTTGGGTTGGTTTGGAATGGTAATGGTTTGGCGAGTTTGTATCGTTCACTAATACCGTAGATCCAGTTTTATCGAATAGACATTTTTGTACTAGTAGGTGGTGAGTAGCTAGAACTTTTGACGTTCGGGAACATTCGAGCCCACTCCTTGCCGAGCTGCGAGTCGCCACCGGCGGACGGTGCGACCGCAGGGTTCAGTATGCGAACGGTATCACGAAGTCGGTGAATCATGCTTTTCGCTTTTTGTGATAtttggcttttttatttatttttatatcatatttatGTACCGATCAGAGCGACCCGCCGGCGCGCCCCGCGCCCCCTCCCCCGGTAATGGATCTGTTTCTGTTTCCGAAGGACGAGGACTCCTCCGATGACGAGTCGAGCTGCCTAAAGTTGCTATTCGGTGACCTCTTCGGTAACTGTCCCCACAGTGAGCGACTGCATCGCTAGCTAGTGACGAGCGTGTGTTGTCTCGGTGCGCTCGTAGCGTGCTAGTGCACCCGCTTGTAGCGCGGGCGCCGACCGCCCGACCGTCTGACCGATCTCATTTCCTCAGGAGAGTTTGTAGCGAGACTTTGCGCCAGACCCGACCGTACCGTCGGAGAAGAGCCGACAGAGCGAGTCATAGAAGTGCCCACGAGGATAGGTATGACGCCGGCACACACACTAACAGGCCCCGGCCACACGTCGACTAACCGCGCCCCGCGCCCCCCGGCCTCCCCTCACCTCGTATGTGACGTAATCGGGTGGCGGTTTACTCATTTATGTTTAGTTCCTTGTATTTGTTTGTTCCGTTCCTTCGGTACACAGCTTCATGTAACCTATACGTGCGTACACACGTGTCGCGGGCGGCGGGCGTCTGTGCGTCGTGCGTCGTGCGGAGACCGTCTGTGTTGTAGATGAACGGGCCGGGCGCGGGCGCGAGCGGGCCCGGcggcgcggcgagcggcgcggcgggcggcggcggcggccgcgCGGTGCGGCGCTCGCGCTCGCAAGGTACCCGCAAACTGCACAAGTGCCTCTCCACCGCGTCCGACGTGTTCGCCGCGCCCCCCGCCCCGCATTCTCTGCTCACGACGCGACAGTATTGCAGTTTTGGTAGTACAGTCACCTTTATACGACCTCTTGGACCTTTCCGATCTGAAGCAGTCGCAATTTCTCCTTTAGTTATGATTTCGTTTCGTTTCGGCCCGACGCCCCGTCCGCTCCGTCCGCGGCTCGCGAAGCGAACGAGCGGATCGCGAGCGCTCGCGTGGCGGGACAGTGCGCGCCCGCAGTCTAGTTGTAGAATACTGACGTATCGTTGTGTTGGTTACGACAAATGTACCAGATAGTTCACGTGTGCATAACTGTGACGTCACGAGCCCGGCTGCTGTCCCGCCCCGTGCGTGACGCGAGCGGGCCGAGGGCCACGTTACGTTTTGTTGACGGCGAGTCTTGCCTCTTCGTTATTCTTCtcgtttgacatttattttacttacttttttatttttatttacactacCTACATCTTCACTTCCATAACTATAAAACTTTGTACATTTTAATCCAAAATTGAAGATTCAAAAGTAACTAACAAAACTACATTTTACATTggtattttcaaaaatcttCAATTTCAGGATCCAAATGAAATGTTACTTTtaccatataaattttaatgatactttactgtgaattgaaaaaaatattctttaatttcATACACTCTCGtccaaatttcttaaaataaattgaatactTGACAAAAACCATGTAGGTACCTCACACACACACTACTTCGTACCGAGATATTCATTTGATCAATTTCCAATTTCAGATCGGAATCATTTACTAGGTAACCATTGCAGTGTACGCCTTCGTATGACTATCTCTTGTGGCCACGTAGTAGTGCCCcccccccggcccgcgccgCGCCCCCCGCGCTCCCGCTGCGGCTGCGTCGGCGGGGCAGCGGGGGCGCGGGGGGGCGGCGCGCTCTCCCGCTTGTGACTCATTGTGGTTTGTTTGTCGGTACAGAGCCGCCTATTCCGCAGACTCTCGCCTCTCTGGAGTACTCACAGATCATGCAACCCAATGGTACCCGGCGACATACGCATCgatactatatttttatctccTTTGTTGTTCTTTTGTACGGTGGCTTGTCACGGGCTGCGGTCCTGAATGTGTCACGCAGTAGACGGTTTGTTGTCCTTAGAGTCGAAATTGTGGCTGTCTCTTACGATGTTCTCTCCACTGCACCTCGGCGCACTTTGCTACTCTTCGGCATGACTCTTAGACGTAAGAAAAGGTGACTTACTACTGAAAACTATCTCTCCCTCACTTACTCTATCACTCGCTCGGACGCGTCGCGGTCCGgtggcgccgcgcgcgccggtTGCGCGTGCGGCGCCACCGGTCTGCGCTGCCGCTCCCGCCACGCGCCGGCGACCCGCCGCGCAGCCGGCCGGCAGCGGCGCAGGCGATCGGCACTCTGTCGCTAACCGTACTGTTAGTCTTACTGTTTATTAACCGCTGTTGAGTACATgacattatctttttttttctagcTCGACCACAAAGCAAAAAGTTTATATGGCTCGTTTTTGGCTGCCTCTATATACGGCTGTCCTTATGTCTATGTATGCTTACAGTAATTTTCTTATTAAGATTCACTAGACGCATGCGCGCTCCGCGACACGCACACCGCTCCTTGTTTTATCACATATTATAAGTagctgttatatttttattgcattaaaCTTGTTTGTCCGTCCACATGAACGCTTCGTATTAGTGACATGGATGAAACTGAACTGTACGTAACTGACCGAGCGGCCC contains the following coding sequences:
- the LOC112044497 gene encoding syntaxin-binding protein 5 isoform X1 — encoded protein: MKKFTFKGVLDGFRSSVQAAPRGTEQEIQETLRTDHFQIKKTFRHGFPFSPTALAWDPIQKLLAIGDKSGNLRILGGPGVDAHVRHDSGEAVLHAKFLVNEGALVTATADDQLNLWTFRQKSPQRVQSLKFQRERITCLHLPLQSKWIHVGTERGNVHVVNIETFALSGYVINWNKAIEVTRPNHPGAVVEVSDNPLDSSKLVIAFETGLVVVWDLRARAAEWRGCLGTGAPGDAVRAAAWQHDGKLMTAHVDGALATWSMRSPRPLSLSYPHAKANKDGKPEPCKPILRLEWKTARTGESLVMFSGGLPTDKAGRTHSVTVLNGKSTTVLEMEHAVVDFVTLCESPHAADYQEPYAIVVLLQNDLVVIDLQSPGYPCFENPYPMDIHESPVTCCCYFADCPSDLIPAFYSVGRQANKKAAGFSEKLWPINGGEWAAASCSYSEIILTGHADGSVKFWDASAGTLQILYKLKCSKVFERRGGGGGYDEDAPLAIQQAALCAESRRLCVALPHGHVVLFKFRKTEVQAETHVVEVPVITDAVEEETSPEVESGRSASFCRGGDSVEGDNRRAGVWAGSALRVRGGAGTGGVRRAPGFQAALVALQHGPPHPVTALAFNSSYGLMAWGGERGVVVVDVWRRCVVAALPAHALYLPHAEPQPHQPRHERRSPDLDQLEESPASPEPAEEAAPDPKLDSRRKSTPWKNFNLKRQLSKVDLKFKAAFAPVENEENVEKSNSQFYCEPGPAEAAPEPTPEPAAEAGASSPDSSEAADASDEDARRADAFERMHRELHEGRAPDAFDRMHRELQERWQEQERASPEAPERAPRPDCLPLFDEDGKPLRPPRGKLKPARPPSAPGRPAKDAVRDLRRRQAGAPQASFAGTLMRRFREFVARLCARPDRTVGEEPTERVIEVPTRIDKLDSSFSRSRSSSMSSLENISQEGIQCLAFADSYTKKSDPTTLLPTLWIGTTLGSVLTVMISLPDTELRHTQPVVVSTSGGPIFRLKGSILAMSFLDCNGALIPYSYESWKDDGKDYRDRRERTPTKQGSGSSHQSPGPAPGEAGDRQFVVIASEKQARVVALPSQNCVYRQQIVDTDFVVKSEIVSLKDSVCLVNYLSSGHLAAYSLPSLRPLLLADFLPLSELSFQTQSKQRGIVDPMLSIWGQQLIVNEDTDQIAKTFCFSNRGHGLYLASPTEIQKFTIDAEFCTQLNEMVGELFLPRDMPEPPKESFFRGLFGGGARPLDREELFGEGSGKPNRAVAKHIPGPSLEALGARAGSAASEVSRAHQLVLERGDKLSQLEERTERMHMQAGEFSSSAHQLMLKYKDKKWYQL